The Limanda limanda chromosome 13, fLimLim1.1, whole genome shotgun sequence genome has a window encoding:
- the LOC133018070 gene encoding tetratricopeptide repeat protein 39C-like, with protein MADPADPAPGGESKEKPERGDDAELALRGINMLLNNGFKESDELFRKHRKHSPLMSFGASFVSFLNAMMTFEEEKMQIAFENLKATERMCESENAGVIETIKNKMKRSMDSQRSGGAAVDRLQRQIIIADCQVYLAVLSFIKQELSAYIKGGWILRKAWKMYNKCYSDITHLQEGGSRKKESEHKSKASPSSSSSEPSVQSHSSSPGPSPSQRLDGISSEALDRLKGSVSFGYGLFHLCISMVPPHLLKIVNLLGFPGDRLQGLAALAYASESKDMKAPLATLALLWYHTVVQPFFALDGTDTQAGITEAKSILQQREAIYPNSSLFTFFKGRVQRLECQTSDALTSFSNALDLASDQREIQHVCLYEIGWCSMIELNYREAFKAFERLKTESRWSQCFYAYLTGVCQGATGDLEGAIAVFKDVQRLFRRKNNQIDLYSIKRAETLNSPCLTKELCILSVIEILYLWKALPNCSSAKLQTMSHVLQGIEEASCTGLKNLLLGAINKCLQNTKDAIQYFQLAARDEVGSLTNSYVQPYSCYELGCVLLNSPESAGRGRMLMLQAKEDYAGYDFENRLHVRIHSALASIRTAAQP; from the exons ATGGCGGACCCTGCGGACCCTGCCCCGGGGGGCGAGTCGAAGGAGAAGCCGGAGCGAGGGGACGACGCGGAGCTGGCTCTGCGGGGAATCAACATGCTGCTCAACAATGGCTTCAAGGAGAGTGACGAGCTCTTCAGAAAACACAG GAAGCACAGTCCGCTGATGAGTTTCGGGGCCAGTTTCGTGAGCTTTCTG AACGCCATGATGACGtttgaagaggagaaaatgcAGATAGCTTTCGAGAACCTCAAAGCTACAGAGAGAATGTGCGAGAGCGAAAACGCCGGCGTCATTGAAACCATTAAGAACAAGATGAAGAGAAGT ATGGACTCCCAGAGGTCAGGGGGCGCTGCAGTGGACCGACTCCAGAGGCAGATCATCATTGCAGACTGTCAGGTTTACCTTGCAGTGCTGTCTTTCATCAAGCAGGAGCTGTCAG CGTACATTAAAGGAGGCTGGATCCTCCGCAAAGCCTGGAAGATGTACAACAAATGTTacagtgacatcacacaccTGCAGGAGGGCGGCAGCAGGAAAAAGGAGTCGGAACACAAATCCAAAGCGTCTCCGTCGTCGTCCTCCTCTGAGCCGTCGGTGCAGAGCCACTCGTCTTCCCCCGGGCCGAGCCCTTCACAGAGACTTGACGGCATCAGCTCGGAGGCTCTGGACCGGCTGAAAGGTTCGGTCAGCTTTGGTTACGGCCTCTTCCACCTCTGTATCTCCATGGTGCCGCCGCACCTACTTAAGATCGTCAACCTGCTGGGTTTCCCGGGCGACCGCCTCCAGGGCCTGGCGGCGCTCGCGTATGCCAGTGAAAGTAAGGACATGAAGGCACCGTTAGCTAC CTTGGCCCTCTTGTGGTACCACACAGTAGTGCAGCCCTTCTTCGCTCTGgatggcacagacacacaggccgGCATAACAGAGGCCAAGTCCATTCTCCAGCAGCGGGAGGCCATCTATCCAAACTCCTCCCTCTTCACGTTTTTCAAAGGCAGAGTCCAACGCCTTGAG TGCCAGACCAGTGACGCCTTGACGTCCTTCAGCAACGCCTTGGATCTGGCTTCTGACCAGAGGGAGAttcagcatgtgtgtttatatgaaaTAG GTTGGTGCAGCATGATCGAGCTGAACTACAGAGAAGCCTTCAAGGCCTTTGAGCGGCTGAAGACTGAGTCTCGCTGGTCGCAGTGCTTCTACGCTTATTTGACTGGAG TATGCCAAGGAGCCACGGGCGATCTGGAGGGAGCTATCGCCGTTTTCAAGGATGTTCAAAGACTTTTCAGGCGCAAGAATAATCAGATAGACTTGTACTCCATAAAGAGG gctgagacgctgaataGTCCCTGTCTGACCAAAGAACTCTGCATCCTGTCTGTGATTGAGATACTCTATCTGTGGAAGGCTCTGCCCAACTGCTCCAGTGCCAAGCTGCAGACCATGTCACACG TCCTGCAGGGCATCGAGGAGGCCTCGTGCACAGGCCTGAAAAACCTGCTTCTCGGTGCCATAAACAAATGTCTTCAGAATACCAAAGATGCCATTCAG TATTTCCAGCTGGCAGCGAGGGACGAGGTCGGTAGCCTAACCAACTCCTACGTTCAGCCCTACTCCTGCTATGAACTTGGCTGTGTGCTGCTGAACAGCCCAGAG TCTGCAGGGAGGGGCCGCATGCTGATGCTTCAGGCCAAG GAGGACTATGCTGGCTATGACTTTGAGAACAGGCTCCATGTTCGTATTCACTCAGCTCTGGCCTCTATAAGAACTGCAGCTCAGCCGTGA